One Capsicum annuum cultivar UCD-10X-F1 chromosome 2, UCD10Xv1.1, whole genome shotgun sequence genomic window carries:
- the LOC124896121 gene encoding uncharacterized protein LOC124896121 has protein sequence MIWIYEVFPHLGEFAGKSMDEPLPIPRILKWHTSKSDKIIEGDPFKYKGTITENVHPYIIPTVCEMKMDYMIMFEPYTDEVKNNVLDGLKKELEGVTVLASNKDSDDNGDLGGNPVGVRVGDDHSPSTSKDVAGTSSPGDFHKRVASLEEAVVDIAAYQREKNEEKEK, from the exons atg atttggatctatgaggtctttcctcatcttggagaatttgctggaaaatcaatggatgagcccttaCCCATCCCCCGCATCCTCAAATGGCACACTTCAAAAAGCgacaagataatcgaaggcgatccattcaagtataaaggaacaattaccgag aacgtgcacccgtacatcatTCCTACTGTTTGTGAGatgaagatggattacatgattatgtttgagccatatacggacgaggtgaagaataacgtcctcgatggcttgaagaaagagttagaaggggtgactgtcctCGCTTCAAATAAGGACAGTGATGATAAcggggatttgggtggtaaccctGTTGGAGTACGCGTTGGTGATGATCATTCTCCGAGCACCTCTAAAGATGTAGCGGGAACCTCATCCCCCGGGGATTTTCATAAGCGTGTGGCTTCGCTCGAGGAGGCGGTGGTTGATATTGCTGCctatcaaagagaaaagaatgaagaaaaagaaaaataa
- the LOC107861458 gene encoding uncharacterized protein LOC107861458, whose amino-acid sequence MESQSSMMKQSQIKSAETSKINEDEYGPLSGEKPYCDMFLSKTSVKPPYNLYLPRKMQKWLPSSGAPVVLTCGKYKWDVFYGGEKSYHKFNRTEWKKFVTDKNLKEGDAVVFELTECSANKIDLRVIVLRDDLPYELIIKDEDKEGARSDNPIILG is encoded by the exons ATGGAG aGCCAATCATCTATGATGAAACAATCACAGATTAAAAGTGCTGAAACCTCAAAGATTAATGAGGATGAATATGGGCCACTTTCCGGAGAAAAACCTTATTGTGATATGTTTCTTTCAAAGACTAGTGTCAAACCCCCCTACAAtttg TATTTACCTAGGAAAATGCAGAAGTGGCTTCCTTCATCCGGAGCTCCTGTAGTCCTTACTTGTGGTAAATACAAGTGGGATGTGTTTTACGGTGGAGAAAAATCTTATCACAAATTCAATCGTACTGAGTGGAAAAAATTCGTGACTGATAAAAATCTGAAGGAAGGAGATGCAGTCGTGTTTGAACTTACAGAGTGCAGCGCTAACAAAATTGATTTAAGGGTTATTGTTCTCAGGGATGATCTTCCATATGAATTGATTATTAAAGATGAAGATAAGGAAGGTGCAAGAAGTGACAACCCAATAATACTTGGCTAA